The Erythrobacter sp. JK5 genome includes a region encoding these proteins:
- a CDS encoding aromatic ring-hydroxylating dioxygenase subunit alpha, whose protein sequence is MMDKAEVARLRALMEWEASRSAPPKGFPTLPDMPAARYTSPEYYALEQQHIFRKSWLFAGHIDEIPEPGCYMRWHNAGDPIVIVHGMDHTVRAFYNTCRHRGAPVVTEDRGKSSRLMCGYHNWTYKTDGTLVGVPERQDFPPDFDMRCRGLIPVRCELLGNVIFVNFDDDAMPLRDWLGPLWDEWEEFAFDRIRLAARHSFELNCNWKVAMEANMEVYHVPYIHPTTVAPLVDSRRNLNTMYPNGHARMLAPPPERTDREHVRAIDSPPEWQPIDSVGELGRTCTQSYTLFPNWVSPLSNYFVPPLVFWPTSLTTTRLELVTMALDWGDGPAPDLWTVPEETQLNGRQMSPIILEDTQFGEAIQRSMQSAAFRSVPLSYQEARIYAFHQSCDRMIGIDTVPPELRIEQVIGEDWIWPNDPRIAQMEAARQAAE, encoded by the coding sequence ATGATGGACAAGGCCGAAGTCGCGCGGCTGCGCGCGCTGATGGAATGGGAGGCGAGCCGCAGCGCCCCGCCCAAAGGCTTCCCCACGCTGCCCGACATGCCCGCCGCACGCTACACGTCGCCCGAATACTACGCGCTCGAGCAGCAGCACATCTTCCGCAAGAGCTGGCTGTTCGCCGGCCATATCGACGAAATCCCTGAGCCGGGCTGCTACATGCGCTGGCACAATGCCGGCGATCCGATCGTGATCGTGCACGGGATGGATCACACGGTGCGCGCGTTCTACAACACCTGTCGCCATCGCGGTGCGCCGGTCGTGACCGAGGATCGCGGCAAATCCTCGCGCCTGATGTGCGGCTATCACAACTGGACCTACAAGACCGACGGGACGTTGGTCGGGGTGCCCGAGCGGCAGGACTTCCCGCCCGATTTCGACATGCGCTGCAGGGGCCTGATCCCGGTCCGCTGCGAGCTGCTGGGCAATGTCATCTTCGTCAATTTCGACGACGACGCCATGCCACTGAGAGACTGGCTCGGTCCTTTGTGGGACGAATGGGAGGAGTTCGCCTTCGATAGGATCCGCCTTGCCGCGCGGCACAGTTTCGAGCTTAACTGTAACTGGAAGGTCGCGATGGAGGCCAACATGGAAGTCTACCATGTGCCCTATATCCATCCGACCACCGTCGCGCCGCTGGTCGACAGCAGGCGCAATCTCAACACGATGTATCCGAACGGCCACGCCCGGATGCTCGCCCCGCCGCCCGAACGGACCGATCGTGAGCATGTCCGCGCGATCGACAGCCCGCCGGAATGGCAGCCAATCGACAGCGTCGGCGAACTCGGCCGCACCTGCACGCAGAGCTATACGCTGTTTCCCAACTGGGTCTCGCCGCTGTCGAACTATTTCGTCCCGCCGCTGGTGTTCTGGCCCACGTCGCTCACCACCACCCGGCTCGAACTGGTGACGATGGCGCTCGACTGGGGAGACGGACCTGCGCCCGACCTGTGGACCGTGCCGGAGGAGACCCAGCTCAACGGCCGGCAGATGAGCCCGATCATCCTCGAGGACACGCAATTCGGCGAAGCGATCCAGCGTTCGATGCAGAGCGCGGCGTTTCGCAGCGTGCCGCTGTCCTATCAGGAAGCGCGGATATACGCCTTCCACCAGAGCTGCGACCGGATGATCGGGATCGACACTGTGCCGCCCGAACTGCGGATCGAACAGGTGATCGGCGAGGACTGGATCTGGCCCAACGATCCGCGCATCGCGCAGATGGAAGCCGCGCGCCAGGCCGCCGAGTGA
- a CDS encoding SDR family oxidoreductase: MAGRVEGRIALVTGGAMGLGKADCEALAREGAKVIVTDREVELAHRVADSIGGDAMALDVTDEQQWKDVVHAVEERHGGLDILVNNAGNVIFESIEDCSLDHFKLHLDIHVVGTFLGCKYALPLMKHRHKTNGGNGSSIINMASTAALMGYGNIPAYTAAKGGISSMTRSIAVHCQDEGYGIRCNALAPGGIETPMVREVSGRAGEELMDIPDGPLAADALGAPQDVANCVLFLASDEARFLNGLTIPVDNGLDARPHH; the protein is encoded by the coding sequence ATGGCGGGACGGGTCGAGGGCAGGATAGCGCTTGTGACCGGCGGCGCGATGGGGCTGGGCAAGGCCGATTGTGAGGCGCTGGCGCGCGAAGGCGCCAAGGTGATCGTCACCGATCGTGAGGTCGAACTGGCGCACCGGGTGGCGGATTCGATCGGCGGCGATGCGATGGCGCTCGATGTGACCGACGAGCAGCAATGGAAGGACGTGGTGCACGCGGTCGAAGAGCGCCACGGCGGGCTCGACATCCTCGTCAACAACGCCGGCAACGTGATCTTCGAAAGCATCGAGGACTGCTCCCTCGATCACTTCAAGCTGCATCTCGACATCCATGTGGTCGGCACGTTCCTGGGCTGCAAATACGCGTTGCCGCTGATGAAGCATCGTCACAAGACCAATGGCGGCAACGGGTCATCCATCATCAACATGGCCTCGACCGCGGCGCTGATGGGGTACGGCAATATTCCGGCCTACACCGCGGCGAAGGGCGGCATATCCTCGATGACGCGCAGCATCGCGGTGCATTGCCAGGACGAAGGCTACGGCATCCGCTGCAACGCGCTCGCGCCGGGCGGGATCGAAACCCCGATGGTGCGCGAGGTTTCAGGCCGCGCGGGCGAGGAGCTGATGGACATTCCCGACGGCCCGCTCGCCGCCGATGCGCTCGGCGCGCCGCAAGACGTGGCCAATTGCGTGCTGTTCCTCGCTTCCGACGAGGCGCGCTTCCTCAACGGGCTGACGATCCCGGTGGACAATGGCCTCGACGCCCGACCGCATCACTGA